One genomic segment of Chitinophaga sancti includes these proteins:
- a CDS encoding DUF4838 domain-containing protein, translating to MFRMMHSLLLVLTLFSCQSTVSRIDLKKHVIVLPVEATKNETHAGSVLQDYVKRISGVTLAIIKENSYQKNQAAIFVGNTEHGLSFGKLKGEGFIIASDAKDVYIKGGTGKGVVYGVYTLIEKYFGARKYAEGPADMPASKEVSVPQQLMDKEEPTLVYRETYYPAAFDNEYLEWHKLHRFEDLWGVWGHSFFKIVPPKTYFSAHPEYYALVDGKRQATQLCLSNEGVFKVTVDYLRHAIADNPDALYWSIAAEDGGGFCTCNQCSQVNKEEGSTAGSLIRFINSVAAQFPDQHFTTLAYTYTAKAPIKTKPAANVYIMLSSIDAYRQEPLSTIPSAADFRKNLENWGALTDNLFVWDYTTQFTNYLAPFPDYNNLQPNLQYMTAHKVRGVFSQGSGDTYGDMGAYNAYLQAQLLWDPSVDAAAVTKDFFNGYYGKAGAAMLEYVHALSETKAQLDIYGNPVASARNYLSPEAIDKYSIILDKAEAAVEDPYLKRVYNARLGLEYCVLQQSRFFGTDKYGYLQASGNGYVVNPRWPERVKKFVAQCKVAGVKELSEGGASPDAYQQEWDTIFSKKWVNSLAFGGKVTLVNPPSDEYPAKRERTLTDGLLGTKDFSINWLFIYGKDLVATIDLGGEKTVNTVQMNFLNDPRHYIFNPATITVETSVDGVHFTPAGTQKSAFPAEEDYTTSINTFKFGLAAVHAKYVRVTGQCQAGVPGWRGAPATKKASLCCDEVYVF from the coding sequence ATGTTCAGAATGATGCACTCATTGTTATTAGTACTGACCCTTTTTTCATGTCAGTCTACGGTTTCCCGGATAGATCTGAAGAAGCATGTGATAGTGTTACCAGTAGAAGCGACGAAGAATGAAACGCATGCAGGGTCCGTATTGCAGGATTATGTGAAGCGGATATCGGGGGTGACATTAGCTATTATAAAAGAGAATAGTTACCAGAAGAATCAGGCGGCAATCTTTGTGGGGAACACGGAGCATGGGCTTTCTTTTGGTAAATTAAAAGGAGAAGGTTTTATCATTGCGTCTGATGCGAAGGATGTATATATCAAAGGTGGTACAGGAAAAGGTGTGGTGTATGGGGTGTATACATTGATAGAGAAATACTTTGGCGCACGGAAATATGCGGAGGGGCCGGCTGATATGCCGGCATCAAAAGAAGTTAGCGTGCCACAGCAGTTGATGGATAAGGAGGAACCTACGCTGGTGTATAGGGAGACGTATTATCCTGCTGCATTTGACAATGAATACCTGGAATGGCATAAGCTACATAGATTTGAGGATCTATGGGGGGTATGGGGGCATTCATTCTTTAAGATTGTGCCACCAAAGACTTATTTTTCTGCACATCCGGAATATTATGCATTGGTAGATGGGAAGAGACAGGCTACACAGTTGTGTTTGAGTAATGAGGGGGTGTTTAAGGTAACGGTGGATTATTTACGGCATGCGATTGCTGATAACCCGGATGCTTTGTATTGGTCGATTGCGGCAGAAGATGGAGGGGGATTTTGTACCTGCAATCAGTGTAGTCAGGTGAATAAGGAAGAAGGGAGTACGGCTGGTTCATTGATCCGGTTTATTAACAGCGTAGCTGCTCAATTTCCGGATCAACATTTTACAACACTGGCGTATACCTATACCGCAAAGGCACCCATAAAGACGAAGCCCGCTGCTAATGTGTATATTATGCTAAGTAGCATTGATGCTTACAGGCAGGAGCCATTGAGCACGATTCCTTCGGCAGCGGATTTCAGGAAGAACCTGGAAAACTGGGGGGCATTGACAGATAATCTTTTTGTGTGGGATTATACAACGCAGTTTACGAATTACCTGGCGCCATTTCCTGATTACAATAACTTACAACCGAATTTACAATACATGACTGCGCATAAGGTGCGTGGGGTGTTCTCACAGGGAAGTGGGGATACGTATGGGGATATGGGGGCTTATAATGCTTATTTGCAGGCGCAATTACTGTGGGATCCTTCGGTGGATGCAGCGGCGGTTACGAAAGATTTTTTTAATGGATATTATGGTAAAGCGGGTGCGGCTATGCTGGAATATGTGCATGCGTTAAGTGAGACGAAGGCGCAGTTGGATATTTATGGTAATCCTGTGGCGAGTGCAAGGAACTATTTATCGCCGGAGGCTATTGATAAATATTCTATCATTTTGGATAAAGCAGAGGCAGCGGTAGAAGATCCATATTTGAAGAGAGTATATAATGCAAGATTAGGGCTGGAATATTGTGTGCTGCAGCAGTCACGTTTCTTTGGAACGGATAAATATGGGTATTTACAGGCTTCCGGAAATGGGTATGTGGTGAATCCACGCTGGCCTGAGCGGGTGAAGAAATTTGTGGCGCAGTGTAAGGTGGCAGGTGTAAAAGAGCTATCAGAGGGAGGTGCTTCGCCGGATGCCTATCAACAGGAATGGGATACAATTTTTTCGAAGAAGTGGGTAAATAGTCTGGCGTTTGGTGGGAAAGTGACATTGGTGAATCCGCCATCGGATGAATATCCGGCAAAGAGAGAAAGGACGCTGACGGATGGGTTATTGGGGACGAAAGATTTTAGTATTAACTGGTTGTTCATTTATGGAAAAGACCTGGTGGCGACGATAGATTTAGGGGGTGAGAAGACGGTGAATACAGTGCAGATGAATTTCCTGAATGATCCAAGACATTATATATTTAATCCTGCTACAATTACGGTGGAGACATC